cagctggtgtaccagcggcAATTGGATGTTGCGAGCTAGGCCGGGATGTAAAGGTgatgccggtcttggcgcacctaGAGAGTACAGtcgccggccctcatcgccttccttgTGCCCGTCATGCCCGTCAGCTtagtagtatgccccgcccgaaagaggtggagccatagctcccaatggggggcaatgcccaggtacccctcgcagacggcgatgaagatggctgcctacgcgatggagttggggttgaagttgtgaagctccacgtcgtagtaatgcgggagcacccgcatgaaccggtccaccgacAGGCCGAGACCACACTCGTGGAAAGACACAAAGCTCACGATGTACccgtcgcgtggcctcggctccggctcgcccgatggagcaatccactctggcctgttggggttGGTAACCGGGCGGAGAAGGCCGTCATCGACGAGCGACTACAGCGTCTCCACGGACACGTTGGATGGACCCCAAGGACCCGCAtaagaaaagcccctagaggaataaatccactcctccagggcctcgggggctacacccggcgggtgcgctcgcacgcacccaccgaggcctcaagtacgaaacaccatcccgccaggagctgctgCGAGccgagtctcatcaaaacctcagggagagcgctcacactctccctgaggctccggggctactgtcgggtaccataaaaaggggtcccctaagcgaaaaccaaaaaaatcgcttagaccctatcaaaatcaaagccaagagacaactattggctaacccccggccttgtccgaggctaccaaatctccacctcgctcgaggcctcacacgaaaggcctcggacggcctaccgaatctccgtctcgctcgagacctcgcacgaaaggcctcgaacggcctaccgaatctccgcctcgctcgaggccggctcggcaacaaccccatcgcctccgcctcgaccgatctccctgacagaacattacgtccaattaatgcgatcaaccactcccgcgacatcagccggacgacggctcgacacagtagAGCGACCGACGAGACGGGTAGTCGCATCAACACTATGCTGTCCGGAaggacggggtaggggttacTGGCCGCTGTGCACGGTACTATGCCCACGACCGACAcccgcactgcactgtgctacctaacccctgctccaggaacaacacggcgtggggagtcaagtccgggtcactatagcctcggaatcagtgtataggaccaactactccctccaagcctcggcaatccacttcagggtctcggcagcctcgggattcgcgcccgccgagccccccacgatggctcagcctcggcaccaactaagcctCGGCTTTTTACACTACCAGCACACAGCAATCGGCACGTCGTTCGCCATGCCCTGCgccaagctatcactggagctcccacgtcgcacaggatcggatgtgaccggcgcgttgctccagcacatcaaggacagggccgctccatcgaccataccgccACAGTAGCAAGCTAcaaggctcggacacgccacctccgCTTATAGGACGCTGCgtagcaaacacatgtatcaTCCCGGTCCcccctttgactataaaagggagtgaccggggccatttctagacaCGGGCACACACACATACGGATAGACGAACTCACTCACTCACGCGcaagcaacactctgtaacacgcacgctttcccgctgcctgagatcaacatctcaagcaattcacaccgctccacgcagagacatgggacaatctccctctctcaccctgcttgtaaccccctactacaaacacttcggtgcaaggaatataagatcgatctctcagactggacgtagggcacctattgcctgaaccagtataaaccttgtgtctctttgcatcaccatccgggattagaaacacgcagtacattttcactagttggttgagggcccgccggtccaaaacaccgacaatactaatattttttagatctattttttagaaaaaaaaaacatacttcatgtgctagtctctaaaaaaaATTCGGCGAAATTTCGACCGAATTTCGCTAAATTCGATAATTTCGGTGGTGCCCGAAACTTTTGCAATACCAAAATTAAAAACCTTGATAATAGCTTTATCGACTTATTATTCTCTTCATGTTGAGAAGAGAGATAAAGACAGTCCTTTACTACAACATAGCACAGTACACGAAGAAGCCGAAGCCGGAGTCGGACGGAGCTCCACCAAATGGACCTCAGGAACACGTTGTAAGCCCTTCCTCGAGTGGACGAGTGGCTACATAGGCATTGACTAGCCCCAAATCAACTCCTTCTAGAAAAAAGTTTAAAGCCAAACAGCTAGATAAAGCAAGAGGGGTTGTGTGATAGCCTAGTATGTTAGGATAAGACAGACATAGGGCCTATTTGTTTGAGTTGCAGCTTTTGGACTTTTGACTCAAAAGCTAGCTTTCTGGCTTTTGACATTTTTGCTATTGGCTTTTGTAATAAATATTTAGCTTCTCCATACACCAAAAGCTAAAAATATCGTTCTTAACGTGCTTTTCAACTATTGTTAGTTTATTTCATCAAAAGTCAGATTTCCAGTTTTTCAAAAGCCGGCTCAATAAATATTCCTTTTGTTTCAGTTTCTATCTTCTGGCTGACAAAAGCTAGATACAAGTTGAAACAAAGATGCCAATATTCTTTAGTTTTTCTTTAATTCTGTGGAAAGGTCCCAATATATATAAACCAAATGTCTTGTGTACTTTGACTAACAATACGTCAAATTATAAGTATGTCCATGGAATAAAAGTTATATACAACTGGATTCACATTTCGCTGCTTTCACTTTATTGGTTTTGCACCTATTAATGATACAGAGTATTACGCAATGAAAGAAAGGTTAAAGTGttacttataatttagaacggagagaaCATTATGCAAGGAAAAAATTGATTAAAAATTAACTTAGAAGGCCGAAGGAAATGAAACTAAAATACGCATTGTTATTCATGGACGGATGAGGTACTTCTAAGCCACTCCATTTTATTACGTAAGTTGTGAGTGCTGGGGAACAGGAATAAGTTGCTTGTCCATGGGCCAGAAGTGTGTGTGTGGACTCTATGGACTGGAGGAGGCTGGAGCAGCGGTCAAGTTGAGCAACTGCAGTGGCATTTCCTCGCGTGTTCAGTTGCgtgaagtttggattttgggctattgtagtattttcgtttttatttgtcaattagtgttcaatcatgaactaattaggttcaaaacgttcgtctcgcaattttcaaccaaactgtgtaattagttttttttcgtctacatttaatgctccatgcacgtatcgtaagattcgatgtgatggatactgtagcacttttttttaGGAATTTGAGATTCAACTAAATACGCGCTTATACATATGTCGAACTCGTGAAGCGATTTTGGGGAGTGGGATTGTCTGTTAACGACGCCGGTGTTTCGATTCGACGCGATGCGATGCGCAGGATCATTATGGTTTCTTGTGCCCACGCGAGGGTGACCAGATCCGTGTAATAGCCCAACGGCCAATCTGTTCCCACTTTAAAGCTCACTTCTTGCTTCAGGGTTTCAGAATTCAAGAGCGTTACCCAAATTGCTCATGCCACTTGCATAATCTAGAAGCAGAACCATAAATCAGAGGAAAGCTAAAATGGCGCCTGCCAGAAAAACAATTGAAATAAACCACTTTGCACAGCTTGGAGCAATGGTCAATCGCTGAAAACagttttgtcaaatacaaacagaTCAAAGTATACCATTACTATTTACATCGatttgttttgcttttggagaTAACCTAATTCAATACAATTGGTAATGTACTTCCCCTGCTTTGCCATATCCATCTGAAGGGCAGAAATCTGAAAGGACGTCCTATGCTGAAGCCACTGACTGAGCATATGAGAATCCTGCAGCTTGGCTATTTTTATCGCTCGATCTTCGTTTCATCgttttcttgatctcctcctccttcttgtcGACAAACTGGATCAGCTCTTTGAAGCTGCCAAGGCGTGATAGTCGCCGCTGTCTTATGACAGGACCAGCGGCACCTGCACTGGGCTCGCCAGCAGCTTCAGAACTGGAGTACTGGTTGTACTGCCAGCAGACTCGTATGAAGAATACCAGCAGAGCGAAGAGGCATATCAGGGCACACACAAGGAAGAGGCCCCAAAAGCTTCCGAGGCCAAGCCTGGTTGCTCCCACTTCGCTGTCATCTGAGGAGCAACTAGACCGTGAGAACCACTCGTCGTGGATTCTCTGAAGTTGGCCACTCTCTGAAAGTTGAAGGATTGCCGTCGATAAATCTGCAGCAAGGGGGGAGTCTCTCTGGAATGCCTGTAAAGAAAAACAATGGAGCAGAATAAATCATTTCCATTACGGTGCCAGACATGGATGTGTGCTTCCCTGAGATGAAGTAAATGAGGGAAGAGAACAAGATAAAGGACAATGAACATACAAAGCCCCATCCTTCCTTTGTGAATTCCTCTCCCACTATTCTGAATTTGCAGTAGTTTGACAGGAAGATATCAATATATGGCTTCTCATCAACTATTGCAGCAACACCGCCGTATTTTGGTCCACGGTTAAGGGCATCAGCATATTCCTGGATCGTATTCAGTGGTACCAGTCGAGAGAGAGGAACATTGAAGTTTTCACTCAGGTACCTTTTGGTAAATTTTCCGGCCTGGTATCCAATAGGTAAAGAACTTGAAACCAAACTATCAATCCCTGTAATTCCAGTTGAGAGCTGTTGGACAGTGAGGATTGACGTCAAGCTAGCAGTGTAACTTGAAGTGATGATCAGCACAACAAACAACCATATTATCAACACGAACCGCCCAAGTGTGCTTACAGTGTTCTCTCCTGAAGTGAGTTTCTCATCAAGACGTTTCCATGCATATAGGCAAAGAATCATGGAACAGTTTATAAGTTAATATCATGGACGCGTCTAGTGGACTTACTGTGTGCGAAGAACATTGTTGAGAAGCTAAACCTGAAAGAGAAGCACATATCATCCGTCAATTCCTGAAGTTAGCAACTAAgcatttagaagaaaaaaaacaccAACAAAATAACAGTAAATCATAAGATGAGCATGAATTGAATAAAGCTAGAAACATTTTTCAACCATAATGGTATTGCCAGTCTGAACTTTGACTCAAACAAGGTAAGGTAAATTAGGACAAAAAAACATCCACAAAGTTACAACATGCAACAAACGTACCATAACATTGTTATGACTTGTCGCCTTGGAGAGCCTCGAAATTCCTCATTAGTACGATGTTCAAGAAGCCAAACTACTACACCCACCAAAATAAAAAGAGCAACTGTGACACACCACATCTCCAATGTGAAAGGTTCAAGGAAAGCCCAGGCACTTGAAGTTACATGTTTCACGGGCGCTACTATCACAAGCCCTGACTCAATATAAGGCTGTGTGTATTCTGCAAGCTGCATTCCATTTCTCACTATAGCAAAGTCGCCTACAGCTGCATCAAGTGACTAAATGAAAATGAAACAAATCAGAGTTCTGTCAACAAAATTGTGAAATAGATTGGGACAGGAATGAGGGCATACATTGGCAGCAACCATTCTAATGATGTCAATATAGCTAGGGTTTTTTGTACCATCCCCAATAGTTATAAATTGGTAAGGAACTGGGTAAGGAAGCAGTTTAATTGCTGCGTTGAATATCTCGATGCAATAACCACTCATGTTATCTCCTCTGCCTGACACTAATTCCTTAAAGCTTGCTTTAATTGGAACCCCAACTCTCAGAGGTTGGCCAGTGTTTGGGAATACCCATCCCTGAGGCTTAGTAGTGGAATCACCAGGCCATACCACATCATGCAGATGCTGGGCACTTGTAGATGTATTTCGTGGCATCTGATACAAAATTTCAGGAGCAGCCACGGAAAGCCCAGAATAGTTAGACCAATAGCCAATCAAGCGGGAGCCAGAGCCAGCAACATTAAGGATATCATACGCTGGGCGTACCAAATTGTGGTCTGAATCAAACTGGACTGGACCTGTAACACCTGTAAAATTTGTGAGGAGAAGTTGCTGCAGCATCTGCTCACCACCGTCAAATATCTTCAGAGTTGATAGATGCAACGTGCTGTCATTTAAATTTTGTAACCTGGGATCTGTTGAGAAGTTGATCTGTTGCCCACTACTGAGAAATTTATCGACAGCACGAGCAACTGCCCAAACCGAGTCATAAGCATAAAAACCATACGAGTTCAAGCCAGAGGTAATATTTCTGTTCCGAGCCACATTATTCCATTTAGATATGAACTTATCCTTGGCATCAGATTCAGGAATGTGCTGACGCAGAACAATTAGTCCCTGAATATAACCCATATCTTTAAGTTCTCTATATGCTGAGGAATCAAGGACAGCAGCTAGCCAATCAGTTACTATCCAGACATAGCCACTGGCCATCATTTGGAGGTTCTTAGCTACAGAAAATATTCTCATCCCCGTGTCAGGATTGACATGCACAACCATGACCCTTGATTCCATCATATTTGCTCTAAATAGTACATCATTGATCACGTCTGTATTTGAATTTGGAGGAATAGCTGCTTTATATGAAATCTTTGCCCTCTTTAATGCAAGCGCATCACCGAGGGCTTCCACGCCACCTCGCCCATAATCATCATCAACGAATATAGCAGTCACTCTTTTCCATTGATAGTAATCAACAATGCTAGCAACGGCATTCATTTGGAAGTAGTCACTTATGGTTGTCCTGATGAAGTACGGATACTCTgatgcagagagagttggatctGTAGCCGCAAATGATAGAAGAGGTACATGTAGCTCATTAACAGCATGGGAGATGACATGGCCTATCCCAGAGGATTGTGGGCCAATCACCGCAACTACGCTTTTTTCCATTAGCCGCAACGCTGCAACCAAGTAAGGTTTCTATGAATCAGTTCATGCACCGTCAAAGTAAAAGTGACAGTTGAGGTACTGAAGTTAATTTCTGATGTCTTTCAAGCCAAGAAAAGATGACAGCTTATTGTACTCGTGCCTATAAAGATCCCACTAATTTTGTCCTTAAACTTTATGCATGTCATGCAAACTTTATTTTCTGATAAAAACAGGAAAACTAGCTGTGATTCAAACAAAGAAACAGTCTCCAATAAACCTATACAGTTTACTTTGTTCTGGTTCTCAAACTTGAAAGAAGGAAACAAAGAATCTTGAATGAGAATAAAGTGAGGAATTGGATGCTCCCTAACAGCTGACACATGTTTCCTGCATCCTACAGAATACCTTAACCGATTTCACAAGTTAAGTCATTTGTGGTACCACTCCATCAGTAACAGCTAACACATGTTTCCTGCATCCTATAGAATACCTAACCGATTTCACAAGTTACGGCACCACTCCATCAGTAACAGCTGACACATGTTTCCTGCATCCTACAGAATACCTTAACCAATTTCACAAGTTACGCTATTTGTGGTACCACTCCATCAGCACTCTTTCTGTCTGTTGCTCTTCTATTGCCAGGACAATCGGGTTAGTAGAATTCTTAAGCTATTTTCGCATAGGTAGATCAATATGGATATGGATAAGTGAACGCATAATGAGGGGAACAAGTGGAAGTGATCTAGAGACTAGAGAGTGGTATTTAAGTAGAATGAGGGGTCAGGGTTCACAGGCATCCGAAAGCATGGATGGGGTGTTGACCAAGTGTCAAAAAGTATCTTATTTATTTGAATGTTACAAAAATTACTGATACCGACGATTATCAGTGTCCAATGTATATTCGAGGAGCATCATTATCTGATATGCAAACTTTTGTAAGTATCTGTGCAATCATAGTTCTTCAGAAAGGAATATGTTATTATAAGATACTTTTGATCGATGTAAGACAAACAGAAAAGCTAACATTGTCAAATCATCTCATGAAACACGAGCCGAGCAATTATTAAGAATATAAAAATCCGACCAGTAGGAGTACCTGGCTTAGTTTGACTAAACCAATAATACAGTGGGACTGAATAGTCCCCTCCCATCCGCCTCCTATGTTTTTGCCGGCAGTGAAGTTCTCTATTGGATCAGTCAAGATTTTGTTCAGGTTTTTAGACAAACAATCAACTTTTCCTCTTTTATGCTCTACTGATAATAAGTACTCCTTATAAAAGATGAAACAATAGGATTAAGACTACTGTTACAGCTGCTGGCTATAATATTTCCTCAAAACTTTGAAACAGCTCTGTATCCAAAAAGGCCTCAATATTTCCATTTCCGCTGCTACCTATGCTTCAATTCTAATTCTTAACTATATAAAaaaagggtttttttttttttgaaagacaaaaaaaaaacaacttcTTCTAGAAACATGGACATGAGCAACTGAAGAAAGAGGGGGAAACGAAAACCGAACCTTCGATGGTCCCAAGAAAGCCGCTGCAGTTGGTGTCCTGGGGCACCAAATTGAGCTGGGTCCCGGGGAGGACCTTGCCGTCCGCGTTGACGTCATCGACGGCGAGCTCGATGGCGAGCTGCGCCGCGCGGCCAATTGTGGAGTCGTACGTGAAGAGAGCGCCGACGGTCACCTCGCTCGGCCGCGcccccgacgccgacgccgcccgCGTCGCGGCGGCAAGCGCCAAGAACAGAATCACCAACTGAGCCGCGTCCATTACCCGGAATTCAAGCGGCACTAGAGGCTAGAGCACGGCGCGGGGGCCGTCGAGGGCTGGAACCTTGGTACCAACCGCATCGGTCAGTTCGGAGACGAAGAATGACTGAATGAGGAGCGCTGGTTCTCCAAAGCCGCAAGGATTGGGTGGAGCTATGGTATTATCGCAAAGCAAGATTCTGGTTTTGAGGTGGGCAAGGAGGGCAGTGAAGAGGACGACAACTGGTGAGGAGCCGAGCTCTCTCCCTGTCCGCGGGATGCCGGGATGAGGCTTTGAGGAGCcgacgcactgtaccggagctgACTCCGAGTCTCCGAACTCGGAATGCGTAGGTGTGAAGTCACGCATGACCCAAGCGCGCACAGCTGAGAGACAGCGAGCGCGAGATGGAGATTGGAGAGGTTGAGGGTGAATGGGTGATGCTACCGCGCGACGGAGACGGGAAGGAAGGAATTTTGTCGTCACGGATGTCGGACGCAAGGCGAGAAAGATTTTTTTCCGTGCCAAGTCGCAACCAGGTCCGTCGGTGGAgtatttttttaacacttttcctaaactaattttaaatctaatactattttttttctttaaaactaatacttttgaccgcgcctattgctatggcgcggcgaaacgcatGCGCCACCATATGGCGCGGcaggaggatgacgtggcgacgactggagctgctgaccggtgacgtggcagggtctgccgcgccaagatcggtggcgcggcagtgaTGCGCCACGGCGCATGACGCGGCTGGACCAgataaatatcgcgagcgagcccg
The nucleotide sequence above comes from Miscanthus floridulus cultivar M001 chromosome 18, ASM1932011v1, whole genome shotgun sequence. Encoded proteins:
- the LOC136520138 gene encoding glutamate receptor 3.4-like, coding for MDAAQLVILFLALAAATRAASASGARPSEVTVGALFTYDSTIGRAAQLAIELAVDDVNADGKVLPGTQLNLVPQDTNCSGFLGTIEALRLMEKSVVAVIGPQSSGIGHVISHAVNELHVPLLSFAATDPTLSASEYPYFIRTTISDYFQMNAVASIVDYYQWKRVTAIFVDDDYGRGGVEALGDALALKRAKISYKAAIPPNSNTDVINDVLFRANMMESRVMVVHVNPDTGMRIFSVAKNLQMMASGYVWIVTDWLAAVLDSSAYRELKDMGYIQGLIVLRQHIPESDAKDKFISKWNNVARNRNITSGLNSYGFYAYDSVWAVARAVDKFLSSGQQINFSTDPRLQNLNDSTLHLSTLKIFDGGEQMLQQLLLTNFTGVTGPVQFDSDHNLVRPAYDILNVAGSGSRLIGYWSNYSGLSVAAPEILYQMPRNTSTSAQHLHDVVWPGDSTTKPQGWVFPNTGQPLRVGVPIKASFKELVSGRGDNMSGYCIEIFNAAIKLLPYPVPYQFITIGDGTKNPSYIDIIRMVAANSLDAAVGDFAIVRNGMQLAEYTQPYIESGLVIVAPVKHVTSSAWAFLEPFTLEMWCVTVALFILVGVVVWLLEHRTNEEFRGSPRRQVITMLWFSFSTMFFAHRENTVSTLGRFVLIIWLFVVLIITSSYTASLTSILTVQQLSTGITGIDSLVSSSLPIGYQAGKFTKRYLSENFNVPLSRLVPLNTIQEYADALNRGPKYGGVAAIVDEKPYIDIFLSNYCKFRIVGEEFTKEGWGFAFQRDSPLAADLSTAILQLSESGQLQRIHDEWFSRSSCSSDDSEVGATRLGLGSFWGLFLVCALICLFALLVFFIRVCWQYNQYSSSEAAGEPSAGAAGPVIRQRRLSRLGSFKELIQFVDKKEEEIKKTMKRRSSDKNSQAAGFSYAQSVASA